From the Methanoculleus caldifontis genome, the window TCGACGGTATGGGGCTTGAAGACCGGGTTGCCGATGAAGTTATACGTAACACACGGAGCGTCGCCGCAGAGCTCCTGTTCGGGGTCGCGGGTCCAGAAGGCTGCCCCGCAGCTCTTGCAGACTTTCCGCTCAAACCCCTGGCTTCTGAAATAGTCGAGCGTATATTCTTCCTCGAGCATTGAAAATCACGCAGCATAATTCTGTATGATTGGGAGCGATATAGTTGTTTGTGCCGATTGTTCAAGGTTTCCAGGTGTCCTGGTACCAGAGATCGTAGGATTCGTATAACCCCGTCCGTTCGGCGATGCGTACCGCAAGAATGTGCCAGCATTCGCGTCCCCGGAAGAGAAAATCGCTGCAGGTGCAGAAGTCGCCCTCGATGACGTACTCGGCGCTCCGCCCGACGACGACGAAGAAGTCCCGGTAGCGTTTCACCTGCCCGGCGTCGACTGCAGCAAGGGCTTTTCTCCCCCGCTCCCCGTAGGCCTGTTCGATGCAGGCGCGAAACTCCGGCGTCAGTCTCTGGTCCCGATCCATCTTCTGCCAGATCCCGCTCATAAAATTACCACTACGTGTGGCGGGTCGGGGATATAATGCCACCCCATGCGGGAGGCGAGCGCCTCCATGCCGGGGGCTTCGAGCGCGTAGTGAGTGGCCTCGAGGCAGGGTATGGGCGAGGCGCGGGCGACGTTGTGCTTCAACTCCGCCGAAAGGAAGGCCTCCGCCCCGAGGTCGACGGCCTCCCGGAGGAGTTCGGGGTCAAACCCGCTCCCCCCGACGACGGCGAGACGCCGGATCGTCTCCACCTCGCCGTAGACCCGGATCCCCCCGCCGGGAAGGCGGCGGGCG encodes:
- a CDS encoding SWIM zinc finger family protein, translating into MSGIWQKMDRDQRLTPEFRACIEQAYGERGRKALAAVDAGQVKRYRDFFVVVGRSAEYVIEGDFCTCSDFLFRGRECWHILAVRIAERTGLYESYDLWYQDTWKP